The following proteins are co-located in the Methanobacterium aggregans genome:
- a CDS encoding CDGSH iron-sulfur domain-containing protein translates to MESEDELPKFRIRILKNGPYIVSGGVPLYRMAIGTDEDGNSYQWCSKEEVPCGETYTLCRCGQSKNKPFCDGNHVTAGFNGTETASRKHYIDEAVETEGPTLKLLDVWSLCDHSRFCMREGGIRKLVAESDNPNSREIAVEEAESCPSGRLVLVDKGTGETIEPEFEPSIVMVHDPQKDCEGPIWVRGGIPVESEDGHVYEIRNRVTLCQCGKSDNKPFCDGSHWMSPEKKKEWRAKWE, encoded by the coding sequence ATGGAATCTGAAGATGAACTACCAAAATTCAGGATCAGAATACTAAAAAACGGTCCATACATAGTTTCAGGTGGAGTACCACTCTACAGGATGGCTATAGGTACAGATGAAGATGGGAATTCTTACCAGTGGTGTTCCAAGGAGGAAGTTCCATGTGGAGAGACCTACACCCTCTGCCGTTGTGGACAGTCAAAGAACAAGCCATTCTGTGACGGCAATCATGTTACGGCAGGATTCAATGGCACTGAAACTGCCAGTAGAAAACATTACATTGACGAGGCTGTGGAAACAGAGGGTCCAACCCTGAAGTTGCTGGATGTATGGTCCCTCTGCGATCATTCACGCTTCTGTATGAGGGAGGGAGGCATAAGAAAACTTGTTGCAGAATCCGACAACCCCAATTCCAGAGAAATTGCAGTTGAAGAGGCTGAAAGCTGCCCATCCGGCAGGCTGGTTCTGGTGGATAAAGGAACAGGTGAAACAATTGAACCAGAATTTGAACCATCCATAGTAATGGTTCATGACCCTCAGAAGGACTGTGAAGGTCCAATATGGGTCAGGGGAGGAATTCCGGTAGAATCTGAGGATGGTCATGTCTATGAAATCAGAAACAGGGTAACCCTGTGTCAGTGTGGAAAATCCGATAACAAACCCTTCTGTGACGGTAGCCACTGGATGTCCCCTGAGAAGAAGAAGGAATGGCGGGCTAAATGGGAATAA
- a CDS encoding FmdE family protein, whose product MEKTVKIIPFSEVTKFHGHVCPGSAIGYRVAEIAIQNLISPRAVDEELLAVVENDSCSVDAIQVVTGCTMGKGNLIFKDHGKQVYTFMNRKTGEAVRISLKDSIEAWDPEFAAARQKVFSEGATQEDKKDFERIKDEITDKILTAPAEELFKVEKVETEFPEEARIFRSVRCAKCGEMVAEHRARVENGEIVCIPCFSEYSRN is encoded by the coding sequence ATGGAAAAAACAGTCAAAATAATCCCATTCTCAGAGGTAACCAAGTTCCACGGCCATGTGTGCCCAGGTTCTGCCATAGGCTACCGTGTGGCAGAAATAGCAATCCAAAACTTGATATCTCCCCGTGCAGTTGATGAAGAGCTTTTAGCAGTTGTTGAAAACGACAGCTGCAGCGTTGACGCAATTCAGGTTGTTACGGGCTGTACAATGGGCAAAGGTAACCTAATATTCAAGGACCACGGTAAACAAGTATACACATTCATGAACAGAAAAACAGGTGAAGCCGTCAGAATATCCCTTAAAGACAGTATTGAAGCATGGGATCCTGAATTTGCAGCTGCAAGGCAGAAGGTCTTCTCTGAAGGCGCAACTCAAGAAGATAAAAAAGATTTTGAAAGGATAAAGGATGAAATAACAGATAAGATACTCACAGCACCAGCAGAGGAACTCTTCAAGGTTGAGAAGGTTGAAACAGAATTTCCAGAGGAAGCCAGAATATTCAGGTCAGTTCGCTGTGCAAAGTGTGGGGAGATGGTTGCAGAGCACAGGGCCCGAGTTGAAAATGGTGAGATAGTTTGCATACCATGTTTCAGTGAATATTCAAGGAACTGA
- a CDS encoding DUF4013 domain-containing protein, translating to MIIPAFLAWGYLLRIVEQTIYGSDELPVFDEWSKMFSDGLKYIVSNILYFIVPLALIILSLVGIGFSARSGSSQTAVYLLLLLVGLILNILVAMVYIMAVANMAHSERFGAAFEFSTIFRYIKGIGSLTYFAYVFVFFIILGIIGIFFNVNLWSRIFGMAGLVVGGILYIIFSVYSGMARSRFSGLMYLEGYFKANPEDETDYNPEIEENQDLKTV from the coding sequence TTGATTATTCCTGCTTTTCTGGCATGGGGATACCTTCTTAGAATAGTGGAGCAAACTATTTATGGTTCAGATGAGCTTCCTGTATTTGATGAGTGGAGCAAGATGTTTTCAGATGGTTTGAAGTACATAGTATCCAACATACTTTATTTCATAGTTCCCCTCGCGCTTATAATCCTATCTTTGGTTGGTATAGGCTTTTCAGCACGATCTGGAAGCTCCCAAACTGCAGTTTATTTGCTTTTGTTGTTGGTTGGTTTGATACTTAACATACTGGTTGCTATGGTTTACATCATGGCTGTAGCTAATATGGCACATTCAGAACGTTTTGGTGCTGCATTTGAATTTAGCACTATATTTAGATACATCAAAGGAATAGGCTCGTTAACCTACTTTGCATACGTCTTCGTTTTCTTCATAATTCTTGGTATTATAGGCATCTTTTTCAATGTAAATCTGTGGTCACGGATTTTTGGAATGGCTGGACTGGTTGTAGGCGGAATTCTGTACATAATCTTCAGTGTTTACTCCGGCATGGCAAGAAGCAGATTCAGCGGGCTTATGTACCTTGAAGGCTACTTCAAAGCCAACCCTGAAGATGAAACTGATTACAACCCCGAAATAGAAGAAAATCAGGATTTAAAAACTGTTTAA
- the hisF gene encoding imidazole glycerol phosphate synthase subunit HisF: MLAKRIIPCLDCDLQVPHGRVVKGVEFKEIRYAGEPVELATQYYEDGADEIVFLDITASHERRETMADVIKATTENVFVPICVGGGIRKPEDYVNMLRAGADKCSTNTAAIHNPDLINEASKVVGSQACVIGIDAKRRYVSDPKDALDKTVIETEKGYCWFDCSIYGGREFTGIDALKWAAECQERGAGEILLTSMDRDGTKDGYDLELTRAMSENLDIPVIASGGVGNPEHIYESFTKGKADAALAASIFHFKEYPVYVVKEFLKEKGVEVRV; encoded by the coding sequence ATGCTTGCCAAAAGAATCATACCATGTTTAGACTGCGACCTCCAGGTCCCCCACGGCCGTGTGGTCAAGGGAGTGGAATTCAAAGAGATACGCTATGCCGGAGAACCTGTGGAACTTGCAACCCAATACTACGAGGACGGTGCAGATGAAATAGTGTTCCTGGACATAACAGCATCACACGAACGCAGGGAAACCATGGCAGACGTTATAAAGGCCACAACAGAGAACGTTTTCGTGCCAATCTGTGTGGGCGGGGGAATTAGGAAACCAGAGGACTACGTGAACATGCTCAGGGCAGGTGCAGATAAATGCTCAACCAACACGGCTGCAATCCACAATCCCGACCTTATAAATGAGGCTTCAAAGGTGGTTGGAAGCCAGGCTTGTGTCATAGGCATAGATGCTAAGAGGCGTTACGTTTCAGATCCAAAGGATGCGCTGGACAAGACGGTTATTGAAACTGAGAAGGGTTACTGCTGGTTCGACTGCAGCATCTACGGTGGAAGGGAATTCACGGGAATAGATGCCCTGAAGTGGGCAGCTGAATGCCAGGAAAGGGGGGCTGGAGAGATCCTCCTAACCTCAATGGACAGGGACGGTACCAAGGACGGCTACGACCTGGAGCTGACGCGTGCAATGAGCGAAAACCTGGACATACCTGTAATTGCGTCGGGTGGTGTAGGTAATCCCGAACATATCTACGAATCATTCACCAAGGGTAAAGCAGATGCCGCACTTGCTGCAAGCATCTTCCACTTCAAAGAGTATCCTGTGTACGTGGTGAAGGAGTTCTTGAAGGAGAAGGGTGTTGAGGTTAGGGTGTGA